The following are encoded in a window of Candidatus Anstonellales archaeon genomic DNA:
- a CDS encoding DUF2666 family protein: protein MESKESISLMARCRGWEVIKKASIDSATTPQEIAFTLSGMQESLDRKAYDFLGINTNLIDQYSQSLAKGKKKSLKGLGEVLSTLEPSEISFQLKAACPEEKLLDVAKTYFIRSLVKAFGFDTLPNRELLSKIYPELKIPKPRGNFSGKKAPKNIQNTSKADF, encoded by the coding sequence ATGGAATCAAAAGAATCAATCTCTCTCATGGCGCGTTGCAGAGGATGGGAAGTAATAAAAAAGGCAAGTATAGATAGTGCAACAACCCCTCAAGAAATAGCTTTTACTCTTTCTGGAATGCAGGAAAGCCTGGACAGAAAAGCCTACGACTTTCTTGGAATAAATACAAATCTGATAGACCAATACTCCCAATCGCTTGCTAAGGGAAAGAAGAAGAGCTTGAAAGGACTTGGCGAAGTTCTCTCAACTCTTGAGCCATCTGAAATATCCTTTCAGCTCAAAGCGGCCTGTCCCGAAGAGAAGCTTCTCGATGTTGCCAAGACATATTTTATCCGCTCTCTTGTAAAGGCATTCGGATTTGATACTCTTCCAAACAGGGAATTATTATCAAAAATTTATCCAGAATTAAAAATACCAAAACCCCGCGGAAATTTTTCAGGGAAAAAAGCCCCCAAAAATATCCAAAATACCTCTAAGGCAGATTTTTAA